The following are encoded together in the Thermus sp. LT1-2-5 genome:
- a CDS encoding cyclophilin-like fold protein → MSLTLLALALALALAQTPPREDAVRVRFLTAKGGEVVVRLAQNPTAQGFLALLPLTLEFRDFNRMEKIAYLPRRLPTQGSPSHTPKNGDLIYFVPWGNIGFFYDVARRDPSFDDRLILIGRVERGFELLSDLEVGPVRVERVR, encoded by the coding sequence ATGAGCCTGACCCTTCTTGCCTTGGCCTTGGCCCTGGCCTTGGCCCAGACCCCGCCCCGCGAAGATGCCGTGAGGGTCCGCTTCCTCACCGCAAAAGGGGGAGAGGTGGTGGTCCGATTGGCGCAAAACCCCACTGCCCAGGGCTTCCTCGCGCTCTTACCCTTAACCCTGGAATTTCGCGACTTTAACCGCATGGAGAAGATCGCTTATCTGCCCAGGAGGCTTCCCACCCAAGGCTCCCCGAGCCACACTCCCAAGAACGGGGACCTTATCTACTTCGTCCCCTGGGGAAACATCGGCTTCTTTTACGACGTTGCCCGGCGGGACCCAAGCTTTGACGACCGCCTCATCCTCATCGGCCGGGTAGAGCGCGGCTTTGAGCTGCTTTCCGACTTAGAGGTGGGGCCCGTGCGGGTAGAGCGAGTACGCTAA
- a CDS encoding cupin domain-containing protein: MIRVYPRSTHPKVPGNPAYFTGQVEVETLNEAPPPARVRVARVCFAPGARTHWHTHPLGQTLIVLEGVGWVQEEGRPKETIREGDVVWIPPEVKHWHGATAQSPMVHLAIQEALDGQTAEWLEPVSEEQYLADP, encoded by the coding sequence ATGATTCGGGTCTACCCAAGGAGCACCCATCCCAAGGTTCCGGGCAACCCCGCCTACTTTACTGGTCAGGTGGAGGTAGAGACCCTCAACGAAGCCCCGCCCCCAGCCAGGGTCCGGGTGGCCCGGGTGTGTTTTGCCCCTGGGGCCCGCACCCACTGGCACACCCACCCCCTGGGACAAACCCTCATCGTCCTGGAGGGGGTGGGCTGGGTACAGGAGGAGGGCCGACCCAAGGAGACCATCCGGGAAGGGGACGTGGTCTGGATCCCCCCGGAGGTCAAGCACTGGCACGGGGCCACCGCCCAAAGCCCCATGGTCCACTTGGCCATCCAGGAAGCCTTGGACGGCCAGACGGCGGAGTGGCTCGAGCCAGTAAGCGAGGAGCAGTACTTGGCTGACCCCTGA